A window of Campylobacter ureolyticus contains these coding sequences:
- a CDS encoding riboflavin synthase: MFNGLIREFGEVVKFDGKTLSLKSNLKPNIGDSIAVNGACLSVVKVFDNGFNVELSDESKSVLAVQNLKGKVHLEPALKVGDRVDGHFVQGHIDGLGEIYKITPLKSGCDFFIKLPLSIMPLMANKGSVAIDGVSLTISEVLKDSIRLTIIPLTMKDTLFGEYKVGRIVNVESDLLARYVKQILSFKDEKKGLSWEEVERISSLY; this comes from the coding sequence ATGTTTAATGGGCTTATAAGAGAATTTGGTGAAGTTGTAAAATTTGATGGAAAAACTTTAAGTTTAAAATCAAATTTAAAGCCAAATATAGGTGATAGCATTGCTGTAAATGGAGCTTGCTTAAGCGTTGTAAAAGTTTTTGATAATGGCTTTAATGTTGAGCTTAGTGATGAGAGCAAAAGTGTTTTGGCGGTGCAGAATTTAAAAGGTAAAGTTCATTTAGAGCCTGCTTTAAAAGTTGGTGATAGAGTTGATGGGCATTTTGTTCAAGGGCATATTGACGGGCTTGGTGAAATTTATAAAATCACGCCTTTAAAAAGCGGATGTGACTTTTTTATAAAGCTTCCTTTAAGCATAATGCCTTTAATGGCGAATAAAGGAAGCGTGGCAATTGATGGAGTTAGTTTAACAATAAGTGAAGTTTTAAAAGATTCTATAAGGCTTACGATAATCCCACTAACTATGAAAGATACGCTATTTGGCGAGTATAAAGTTGGTAGGATTGTAAATGTTGAAAGTGATCTTTTAGCAAGATATGTTAAGCAAATTTTAAGTTTTAAAGATGAGAAAAAAGGACTTTCTTGGGAAGAAGTGGAGAGAATTTCAAGTCTTTACTAG